A window of the Streptococcus sp. 116-D4 genome harbors these coding sequences:
- the tsf gene encoding translation elongation factor Ts produces the protein MAEITAKLVKELREKSGAGVMDAKKALVETDGDIEKAIELLREKGMAKAAKKADRVAAEGLTGVYVNGNVGAVVEVNAETDFVAKNAQFVELVNTTAKVIAEGKPANNEEALALTMPSGETLEAAYVSATATIGEKISFRRFALLEKTDAQHFGAYQHNGGRIGVISVVEGGDEALAKQLSMHIAAMKPTVLSYKELDEQFVKDELAQLNHVIDQDNESRAMVNKPALPHLKYGSKSQLTDEVIAQAEADIKAELAAEGKPEKIWDKIIPGKMDRFMLDNTKVDQAYTLLAQVYIMDDSKTVEAYLESVNASVVEFARFEVGEGIEKAANDFEAEVAATMAAALNN, from the coding sequence ATGGCAGAAATTACAGCTAAACTTGTAAAAGAGTTGCGTGAAAAATCTGGTGCCGGAGTTATGGACGCTAAAAAAGCGCTTGTAGAAACAGACGGTGACATCGAAAAAGCGATTGAATTGCTTCGTGAAAAAGGTATGGCTAAGGCAGCTAAGAAGGCTGACCGTGTTGCTGCAGAAGGTTTGACTGGTGTTTACGTTAACGGTAACGTTGGAGCAGTAGTTGAAGTAAATGCTGAAACTGACTTCGTTGCGAAAAACGCTCAATTCGTTGAATTGGTAAATACTACAGCTAAAGTAATTGCTGAAGGAAAACCAGCGAACAACGAAGAAGCTCTTGCTTTGACAATGCCTTCAGGTGAAACTCTTGAAGCTGCATATGTATCTGCAACAGCTACAATCGGTGAAAAAATTTCATTCCGTCGTTTTGCTTTGCTTGAAAAAACAGATGCACAACACTTTGGAGCTTACCAACATAACGGTGGACGTATCGGTGTTATTTCAGTTGTTGAAGGTGGAGACGAAGCACTTGCTAAACAATTGTCAATGCACATCGCAGCGATGAAACCAACAGTTCTTTCTTATAAAGAATTGGATGAGCAATTCGTTAAAGATGAGTTGGCACAATTGAACCACGTAATCGACCAGGACAACGAAAGCCGTGCAATGGTTAACAAACCAGCTCTTCCACACTTGAAGTATGGATCAAAATCTCAATTGACTGATGAAGTGATCGCTCAAGCTGAAGCTGACATCAAAGCTGAATTGGCTGCAGAAGGCAAACCTGAAAAAATCTGGGATAAAATCATCCCAGGTAAAATGGATCGCTTCATGCTTGACAACACTAAAGTTGACCAAGCTTATACACTTCTTGCACAAGTCTATATCATGGATGACAGCAAGACAGTTGAAGCATACCTTGAATCAGTTAACGCTTCAGTAGTTGAGTTCGCTCGCTTTGAAGTCGGTGAAGGTATCGAGAAAGCTGCAAATGACTTTGAAGCTGAAGTTGCAGCTACAATGGCAGCAGCCTTGAATAACTAA
- the rpsB gene encoding 30S ribosomal protein S2, translating to MAVISMKQLLEAGVHFGHQTRRWNPKMAKYIFTERNGIHVIDLQQTVKYADQAYNFMRDAAANDAVVLFVGTKKQAADAVAEEAVRSGQYFINHRWLGGTLTNWGTIQKRIARLKEIKRMEEDGTFEVLPKKEVALLNKQRARLEKFLGGIEDMPRIPDVMYVVDPHKEQIAVKEAKKLGIPVVAMVDTNTDPDDIDVIIPANDDAIRAVKLITAKLADAIIEGRQGEDAAAVEAEFAASEAQADSIEEIVEVVEGDNA from the coding sequence ATGGCAGTAATTTCAATGAAACAACTTCTTGAGGCTGGTGTTCACTTTGGTCACCAAACTCGTCGCTGGAACCCTAAGATGGCTAAGTACATCTTCACTGAACGTAACGGAATCCACGTTATCGACTTGCAACAAACTGTAAAATACGCTGACCAAGCTTACAATTTCATGCGTGATGCAGCAGCTAACGATGCAGTTGTATTGTTCGTTGGTACTAAGAAACAAGCAGCTGATGCAGTTGCTGAAGAAGCAGTACGTTCAGGTCAATACTTCATCAACCACCGTTGGTTGGGTGGAACTCTTACAAACTGGGGAACAATCCAAAAACGTATCGCTCGTTTGAAAGAAATCAAACGTATGGAAGAAGATGGGACTTTTGAAGTTCTTCCTAAGAAAGAAGTTGCACTTCTTAACAAACAACGTGCACGTCTTGAAAAATTCTTGGGTGGTATCGAAGATATGCCTCGTATCCCAGATGTTATGTACGTAGTTGACCCACATAAAGAGCAAATCGCTGTTAAAGAAGCTAAAAAATTGGGAATCCCAGTTGTAGCGATGGTTGACACAAACACTGATCCAGATGATATCGATGTAATCATCCCAGCTAACGATGATGCTATCCGCGCTGTTAAATTGATCACAGCTAAATTGGCTGACGCTATCATCGAAGGACGTCAAGGTGAAGATGCAGCAGCAGTTGAAGCAGAATTTGCAGCTTCTGAAGCTCAAGCAGATTCAATTGAAGAAATCGTTGAAGTTGTAGAAGGCGACAACGCTTAA
- the pcsB gene encoding peptidoglycan hydrolase PcsB, which translates to MKKKILASLLLSTVMVSQAAVLTTAHAETTDDKITAQDKKISNLTAQQQEAQQQVDQIQEQVSAIQTEQSNLQSENDRLQAESKKLEGEITELSKNIVSRNDSLQKQARSAQTNGAATNYINTVVNSKSITEAISRVAAMSEIVSANNKMLEQQKADKQAISEKQVANNDAINTVIANQQKLADDAQSLTTKQAELKAAELNLAAEKATAEDEKASLLEKKAAAEAEAKAAAEAEAAYKAKQASQQQTVAASGNTTFTAEVQAVSTTASSSSSESSSSESSSSSASVESTSYTPAPVKQRPTYSTNASSYPVGECTWGAKTLAPWAGDYWGNGAQWATSAAAAGFRTGSTPQVGAIACWNDGGYGHVAVVTAVSSSTSIQVSESNYGGNRTLGNKRGWFNPTTTSEGFVTYIYPN; encoded by the coding sequence ATGAAGAAAAAAATCTTAGCTTCACTTTTACTAAGTACAGTAATGGTTTCTCAAGCAGCTGTTTTAACAACTGCGCATGCAGAAACTACTGATGACAAAATTACTGCTCAAGATAAAAAAATTAGTAACTTAACAGCACAACAACAAGAAGCTCAACAACAAGTTGATCAAATTCAGGAGCAAGTATCTGCTATTCAAACAGAGCAATCAAACTTGCAATCTGAAAATGATAGACTACAAGCAGAATCTAAAAAGCTTGAGGGCGAAATTACAGAACTTTCTAAGAATATTGTATCTCGTAATGATTCATTGCAAAAACAAGCTCGTAGTGCTCAAACAAATGGGGCTGCAACAAATTACATCAATACAGTTGTGAATTCAAAATCAATTACAGAAGCTATTTCACGTGTTGCTGCAATGAGTGAAATCGTGTCTGCAAACAACAAGATGTTGGAACAACAAAAAGCAGATAAACAAGCTATTTCTGAAAAACAAGTAGCAAACAATGATGCAATTAATACAGTTATTGCAAATCAGCAAAAACTAGCTGATGATGCTCAATCATTAACTACAAAACAAGCAGAGTTGAAAGCTGCAGAATTGAATCTTGCTGCTGAAAAGGCTACTGCAGAGGATGAAAAAGCAAGTTTACTTGAGAAAAAAGCTGCAGCAGAAGCAGAAGCTAAAGCAGCTGCAGAAGCAGAAGCAGCTTATAAAGCTAAACAAGCAAGTCAACAACAAACAGTAGCTGCTTCTGGAAATACAACTTTTACAGCAGAAGTTCAAGCAGTATCTACTACTGCTTCATCAAGTTCATCTGAGTCAAGTTCGTCTGAATCATCTTCAAGCAGTGCTTCAGTAGAATCAACAAGCTACACTCCTGCACCAGTGAAACAACGTCCAACATACAGTACAAATGCTTCAAGTTATCCAGTTGGTGAGTGTACATGGGGAGCTAAAACATTGGCACCTTGGGCTGGAGATTACTGGGGTAATGGAGCACAATGGGCTACAAGTGCAGCTGCAGCAGGATTCCGTACAGGATCTACACCTCAAGTTGGTGCCATTGCATGTTGGAATGATGGTGGATATGGACACGTAGCTGTGGTTACTGCTGTTTCATCATCAACAAGTATCCAAGTATCTGAATCAAACTATGGTGGAAACCGTACACTCGGAAATAAACGTGGATGGTTCAATCCTACTACAACTTCAGAAGGTTTTGTAACATACATTTATCCAAACTAA
- the mreD gene encoding rod shape-determining protein MreD, with protein sequence MRQLKRVGVFLLLPFFVLIDAHISQLLGSFFPHEQLVSHFLFLFLLFETIEVSEYFYLAYCFVVGLIYDIYFFHLIGIATLLFVLLGVFLHKFNSVILLNRWTRMLAIIVMTFLFEMGAYILALVVGLTVDSMSLFIVYSLVPSMILNLIWMIIFQFIFEKFYL encoded by the coding sequence ATGAGACAGTTGAAGCGGGTCGGAGTATTTTTATTGCTTCCTTTCTTTGTTCTAATTGATGCTCATATTAGTCAACTTCTGGGCTCATTTTTTCCCCACGAGCAGTTGGTTAGTCATTTTCTATTTTTGTTTCTCTTATTTGAGACGATTGAAGTATCAGAGTACTTCTACTTAGCTTATTGTTTTGTAGTTGGTTTGATTTATGATATTTACTTTTTCCACTTGATAGGGATTGCGACTCTGTTATTCGTCTTGTTGGGGGTATTTCTTCATAAATTTAATAGCGTTATTTTATTGAATCGTTGGACGAGAATGTTGGCAATTATTGTCATGACTTTTCTATTTGAGATGGGAGCTTATATACTTGCATTAGTGGTAGGTTTAACTGTGGATAGTATGTCTTTATTTATAGTCTATAGTTTAGTGCCATCAATGATTTTGAACCTTATATGGATGATTATTTTTCAGTTTATTTTTGAAAAATTTTATCTATAA
- the mreC gene encoding rod shape-determining protein MreC, translated as MNRFKKSKYVIIVFVTVLLVSALLATTYSSTIVTKLGDGISLVDRVVQKPFQWFDSVKSDLAHLTQTYNENESLKKQIYQLEVKSNEAESLKTENEQLRQLLDMKSKLQATKTLAADVIMRSPVSWKQELTLNVGKSKGASENMLAIANGGLIGSVSKVEENSTMVNLLTNTENADKISVKIQHGSTTIYGIIVGYDKENEVLKISQLNSSSDISAGDKVTTGGLGNFNVADIPVGEVVTTTHSTDYLAREVTVKLSADTHNVSVIELVENS; from the coding sequence ATGAACCGTTTTAAAAAATCAAAATATGTCATTATTGTTTTTGTCACTGTTCTGCTTGTGTCAGCTCTCTTAGCGACGACTTATTCAAGTACAATTGTGACAAAATTAGGAGATGGAATCTCATTGGTTGATAGAGTTGTACAAAAACCTTTTCAGTGGTTTGATTCTGTCAAATCAGATTTGGCTCATTTGACACAAACTTATAATGAAAATGAAAGTTTGAAGAAACAGATTTACCAATTAGAAGTTAAATCAAATGAGGCGGAAAGTTTGAAGACAGAAAATGAACAATTGCGCCAATTGCTTGATATGAAGTCCAAGTTGCAAGCTACAAAGACCTTAGCAGCAGATGTCATTATGCGTTCTCCGGTATCTTGGAAGCAGGAATTGACCTTGAATGTAGGCAAATCAAAAGGGGCTTCTGAAAATATGTTAGCCATTGCAAATGGTGGTTTGATTGGGAGTGTTTCAAAAGTAGAGGAGAATTCTACTATGGTCAACCTTCTGACAAATACGGAAAATGCTGATAAGATTTCTGTTAAAATTCAACATGGTTCTACTACAATTTATGGGATTATTGTTGGCTATGACAAGGAAAATGAAGTTCTTAAAATCAGCCAATTAAATAGTAGTAGCGATATTAGTGCGGGTGATAAGGTGACCACTGGTGGATTAGGAAACTTTAACGTTGCTGATATTCCTGTTGGTGAAGTGGTTACCACAACGCATAGTACGGACTACTTGGCACGAGAAGTAACTGTTAAATTGAGTGCAGATACTCATAATGTAAGTGTGATAGAATTAGTGGAGAATTCATAA
- a CDS encoding energy-coupling factor transporter transmembrane component T family protein — translation MDSMILGRYIPGDSIVHRLDPRSKLLAMMLLILIVFWANNPLTNLILFIATGIFIALSGISLSFFIQGLKSMFFLIAFTTIFQLFFISNGNVLFEFSFVRITDYALQQAGIIFCRFVLIIFYSTLLTLTTMPLSLASAVEALLAPLKRVKVPVHEIGLMLSMSLRFVPTLMDDTTRIMNAQKARGVDFGEGNIVQKVKAMIPILIPLFATSLKRADSLAIAMEARGYQGGKGRSQYRQLKWTRKDTLTILVIIVLGCCLFFLKS, via the coding sequence ATGGATAGTATGATTTTGGGGCGTTATATCCCAGGGGATTCGATTGTTCACCGATTGGATCCGCGTAGTAAATTACTTGCTATGATGCTACTGATTTTGATCGTTTTTTGGGCTAATAATCCTTTGACGAATCTAATTCTTTTTATAGCGACAGGGATATTTATTGCCTTGTCAGGAATATCTCTTTCATTTTTTATTCAGGGCTTGAAATCTATGTTTTTCTTGATTGCCTTCACAACTATTTTTCAACTATTTTTCATTTCTAATGGGAATGTTTTATTTGAGTTTTCGTTTGTGAGAATCACAGATTATGCTTTGCAACAAGCTGGGATTATTTTTTGTCGCTTTGTATTGATTATTTTCTATTCAACTTTGCTAACCTTAACGACCATGCCCTTAAGTTTGGCATCAGCTGTCGAAGCTCTATTAGCGCCTTTAAAGCGTGTGAAAGTTCCAGTTCATGAAATTGGTTTGATGCTGTCTATGAGTTTGCGTTTTGTCCCAACCTTGATGGATGATACGACGCGGATTATGAATGCACAGAAAGCGCGTGGAGTGGATTTTGGTGAAGGAAACATTGTTCAAAAGGTGAAGGCGATGATTCCCATATTGATTCCTCTTTTTGCGACAAGTTTAAAACGTGCGGATTCCTTGGCTATCGCCATGGAAGCGCGTGGTTATCAGGGGGGAAAAGGCAGAAGTCAATACCGACAACTGAAATGGACTCGAAAGGATACGCTGACCATTCTTGTTATTATCGTACTTGGTTGTTGCTTATTTTTCTTAAAATCTTAG
- a CDS encoding energy-coupling factor transporter ATPase, which yields MGIALENVNFTYQEGTPLASTALSDVSLTIEDGSYTALIGHTGSGKSTILQLLNGLLVPSQGSVRVFDTLITSTSKNKDIRQIRKQVGLVFQFAENQIFEETVLKDVAFGPQNFGVSEEDAEQIARKKLALVGIDESLFDRSPFELSGGQMRRVAIAGILAMEPAILVLDEPTAGLDPLGRKELMNLFKKLHQSGMTIVLVTHLMDDVAEYANQVYVMEKGSLVKGGKPSDVFQDVVFMEEVQLGVPKITAFCKRLADRGVSFKRLPIKIEEFKESLNG from the coding sequence ATGGGAATTGCTCTAGAAAATGTGAATTTTACCTATCAAGAAGGGACTCCCCTAGCTTCAACAGCTTTGTCGGATGTTTCTTTGACGATTGAAGATGGTTCTTATACGGCTTTAATTGGACACACAGGTAGTGGTAAATCAACTATTTTACAACTCTTAAATGGTTTATTGGTGCCAAGTCAAGGGAGCGTAAGAGTTTTTGACACCTTAATCACCTCGACTTCTAAAAATAAAGATATTCGTCAAATTAGAAAACAGGTTGGCTTGGTATTTCAGTTTGCTGAAAATCAGATCTTTGAAGAAACGGTTTTGAAAGATGTTGCTTTTGGACCGCAAAATTTTGGAGTTTCTGAAGAAGATGCGGAGCAGATTGCACGTAAGAAACTGGCTCTTGTTGGAATTGATGAATCACTTTTTGATCGTAGTCCGTTTGAGCTGTCAGGTGGACAAATGAGACGTGTTGCCATTGCAGGTATACTTGCCATGGAGCCAGCTATATTAGTCTTAGATGAACCCACAGCAGGCCTGGACCCTCTGGGAAGAAAAGAGTTGATGAATTTGTTCAAAAAACTCCACCAGTCAGGGATGACCATTGTCTTGGTGACGCATTTGATGGATGATGTTGCTGAATATGCGAATCAAGTCTATGTGATGGAAAAGGGAAGTTTAGTTAAGGGTGGTAAACCAAGTGATGTCTTTCAAGATGTTGTCTTTATGGAAGAAGTGCAGCTGGGAGTACCTAAAATTACAGCCTTTTGTAAACGATTGGCTGATAGAGGCGTGTCATTTAAACGATTACCGATTAAGATAGAGGAGTTCAAGGAGTCGCTAAATGGATAG
- a CDS encoding energy-coupling factor ABC transporter ATP-binding protein — protein MKSVIDVKNLSFRYKESQEYYDVKDITFHVKRGEWLSIVGHNGSGKSTTVRLIDGLLEAESGEIVIDGQRLTEENVWNIRRQIGMVFQNPDNQFVGATVEDDVAFGLENQGLSRQEMKKRVEEALDLVGMLDFKKREPARLSGGQKQRVAIAGVVALRPAILILDEATSMLDPEGRRELIETVKEIRKDYDMTVISITHDLEEVAMSDRVLIMKKGEIESTSSPRELFSRNDLDQIGLDDPFANQLKHSLSQNGYDLPENYLTESELEDKLWELL, from the coding sequence ATGAAATCAGTAATTGATGTAAAAAATCTTTCTTTTCGCTATAAGGAAAGTCAGGAATACTATGATGTGAAGGATATTACGTTTCACGTGAAACGTGGAGAATGGCTTTCGATTGTGGGGCATAATGGTAGTGGTAAATCAACTACTGTCCGATTAATTGATGGCTTATTGGAAGCGGAGTCTGGAGAGATTGTAATAGATGGCCAACGGCTGACTGAGGAAAATGTTTGGAATATACGTCGTCAAATCGGTATGGTTTTTCAAAATCCAGATAATCAATTTGTTGGAGCGACTGTTGAAGATGATGTTGCCTTTGGTTTGGAAAATCAAGGTCTTTCTCGTCAAGAAATGAAAAAGAGAGTGGAAGAAGCTCTGGATTTGGTTGGCATGTTGGACTTTAAAAAGAGAGAGCCGGCGCGTCTATCAGGTGGCCAAAAGCAACGTGTAGCTATTGCAGGTGTCGTAGCCCTAAGACCAGCTATTTTAATCTTAGATGAAGCAACAAGTATGTTGGATCCTGAGGGGCGTAGAGAACTGATTGAGACAGTAAAAGAAATTCGAAAAGACTATGATATGACGGTCATTTCCATCACACATGATTTGGAAGAAGTTGCCATGAGTGACCGCGTATTGATCATGAAAAAAGGGGAAATTGAATCAACTAGTAGTCCAAGGGAGCTTTTCTCTCGAAATGATTTGGATCAAATTGGATTAGACGATCCTTTTGCTAATCAATTAAAACATTCTTTGAGCCAGAATGGCTATGATTTACCTGAAAATTATTTGACAGAAAGTGAGCTAGAGGATAAGCTATGGGAATTGCTCTAG
- the pgsA gene encoding CDP-diacylglycerol--glycerol-3-phosphate 3-phosphatidyltransferase — MKKEQIPNLLTIGRILFIPIFIFILTIGNSLESHIVAAIIFAIASITDYLDGYLARKWSVVSNFGKFADPMADKLLVMSAFIMLIELGMAPAWIVAVIICRELAVTGLRLLLVETGGTVLAAAMPGKIKTFSQMFAIIFLLLHWTLLGQVLLYVALFFTIYSGYDYFKGSAYVFKGTFGSK; from the coding sequence ATGAAAAAAGAACAAATTCCAAATCTCTTAACAATAGGTCGAATTCTTTTTATACCTATTTTTATCTTTATTTTAACGATAGGGAATTCGCTAGAGAGTCATATAGTAGCAGCTATTATCTTTGCTATTGCCAGTATTACCGACTATTTAGATGGATATTTAGCTCGTAAATGGAGTGTGGTTAGCAACTTTGGGAAGTTTGCAGATCCAATGGCGGATAAGTTGCTAGTTATGTCGGCTTTTATCATGTTGATTGAGTTGGGTATGGCTCCGGCTTGGATTGTTGCAGTAATCATCTGTCGTGAGTTGGCTGTGACAGGTTTAAGACTTTTATTGGTTGAAACTGGTGGAACAGTTTTAGCAGCAGCCATGCCTGGAAAAATTAAAACTTTTAGTCAGATGTTTGCCATTATTTTCTTGCTATTACATTGGACTTTGCTTGGTCAAGTTCTACTTTATGTAGCCTTGTTTTTCACTATCTACTCTGGCTATGATTATTTCAAGGGTAGTGCCTATGTATTTAAAGGGACATTTGGTTCGAAATGA
- the rodZ gene encoding cytoskeleton protein RodZ — protein MRKKTIGEVLRLARINQGLSLDELQKKTEIQLDMLEAMEADDFDQLPSPFYARSFLRKYAWAVELDERIVLDAYDSGSMITYEEVDVDQEELTGRRRSSKKNRTSFLPLFYFILFALSIVIFVTYYVWNYIQTQPERSSASSYSVVQATSSTSSVTPSSSSSSSSSSSNMEPAITVSGEGNIVEVAYKTSKETAKLQLSVSDARSWVSVSESDLEGGVTLSQDNKSAETTVSTKNPVTITLGVVKGVTLTVDNQTVDLSKLTAQTGKITLTFTKN, from the coding sequence ATGAGGAAAAAAACAATTGGTGAGGTTTTACGATTAGCTAGAATCAATCAGGGATTGAGTTTAGATGAATTGCAGAAAAAAACAGAAATTCAGTTGGATATGTTGGAGGCAATGGAAGCTGATGATTTTGATCAACTTCCTAGTCCATTTTATGCTCGTTCTTTTTTACGAAAGTATGCGTGGGCAGTTGAGCTAGATGAGAGAATTGTCTTGGATGCTTATGATTCTGGTAGCATGATTACTTATGAGGAAGTAGATGTTGATCAAGAGGAGTTAACAGGCAGGAGACGTTCAAGTAAGAAAAATAGGACATCATTTTTACCTTTATTTTACTTTATACTCTTTGCCCTATCGATTGTCATTTTTGTGACTTACTATGTTTGGAACTATATTCAAACTCAACCTGAGCGTTCATCTGCGTCTAGTTATAGTGTAGTCCAAGCAACAAGCTCGACTAGTTCTGTAACTCCATCCTCAAGCAGTAGCTCATCTAGTAGTTCTTCGAATATGGAACCAGCTATAACGGTATCAGGTGAAGGAAATATAGTAGAAGTTGCTTATAAAACGAGCAAGGAAACTGCAAAATTACAATTATCAGTCTCAGATGCTAGAAGTTGGGTTAGTGTTTCAGAAAGTGATCTTGAGGGTGGTGTGACCTTATCACAGGATAATAAAAGTGCGGAGACAACAGTTTCAACAAAAAATCCTGTGACCATTACCTTAGGTGTTGTTAAAGGAGTTACCTTAACAGTAGATAATCAGACTGTTGACTTATCGAAATTAACAGCTCAGACTGGAAAAATCACTCTAACCTTTACTAAAAATTAA
- the yfmH gene encoding EF-P 5-aminopentanol modification-associated protein YfmH produces MTKVVFEEKYYPAVKEMVYRTRLSNGLTVALLPKKEFKEVYGSVTVQFGSVDMLVTEVDGDVKEYPAGIAHFLEHKLFEREDSGDLMSAFTSLGADSNAFTSFTKTSYLFSATDHFLENLDLLDELVTSAHFTEDSILREQDIIQQEREMYQDDPDSCLFFSTLANLYPGTPLATDIVGSEESISQINLINLKDNFTRFYKPVNMSLFLVGNFEVEQVQDYFERKELKDLDVQGVVREKIVLQDVKQTESMRMEVSSPKLAIGIRGKREVAETDCYRHHILLKLLFTMMFCWTSDRFQKLYESGKIDASLSLEIEVTSRFHFVILTMDTKEPVALSHQFRKAICNFAKDLDITEDHLDIIKREMFGEFFSSMNSLEFIATQYDAFENGETIFDLPKILQEITLEDVLDAGHHLIDDGDIVDFTIFPS; encoded by the coding sequence AATGGATTGACAGTTGCTCTTTTGCCTAAAAAGGAATTTAAAGAGGTTTACGGGAGTGTAACTGTACAGTTTGGTTCGGTAGATATGCTTGTCACAGAAGTTGACGGAGATGTAAAAGAATATCCTGCAGGAATTGCTCATTTTCTTGAACATAAATTATTTGAAAGAGAAGATTCTGGTGATTTGATGTCGGCTTTTACGAGTCTAGGTGCAGATAGTAATGCCTTTACAAGTTTTACAAAAACAAGTTATCTTTTTTCAGCAACGGATCATTTTTTAGAAAATTTAGACTTACTTGATGAATTGGTAACATCAGCACACTTTACTGAAGATTCTATTTTAAGAGAGCAGGATATTATTCAGCAAGAACGAGAAATGTATCAAGATGATCCAGATTCGTGTTTATTCTTTTCAACTTTAGCGAATTTGTATCCTGGAACACCTTTAGCAACTGATATAGTTGGTAGTGAGGAGTCCATTTCCCAAATCAATCTAATTAATTTGAAAGACAATTTTACAAGGTTTTACAAGCCTGTAAACATGTCTCTGTTTTTAGTTGGCAATTTTGAAGTGGAGCAAGTACAGGACTATTTTGAAAGAAAAGAATTGAAAGATTTAGATGTTCAGGGAGTGGTAAGAGAAAAAATTGTTTTACAGGATGTAAAGCAAACAGAAAGTATGAGAATGGAAGTATCTTCTCCCAAACTAGCGATTGGGATTAGAGGGAAGCGAGAAGTTGCTGAGACGGATTGCTATCGACATCATATTTTATTAAAATTATTGTTTACAATGATGTTTTGTTGGACCTCGGATCGTTTTCAAAAATTATATGAATCAGGTAAAATAGATGCTTCTTTATCTCTTGAAATTGAAGTAACAAGTCGCTTTCATTTTGTCATATTGACAATGGATACAAAAGAGCCAGTTGCTTTATCTCATCAGTTTAGGAAAGCTATTTGTAATTTTGCAAAGGATTTAGATATTACAGAGGATCATTTAGATATTATAAAAAGAGAGATGTTTGGAGAATTTTTTAGTAGCATGAACTCTCTTGAATTTATTGCAACGCAATATGATGCTTTTGAAAATGGTGAGACAATTTTTGATTTGCCGAAAATTTTACAGGAAATTACTTTAGAGGATGTCCTTGATGCTGGACACCATTTAATAGATGATGGTGATATAGTTGATTTTACAATATTTCCATCGTAG